The Trichocoleus desertorum ATA4-8-CV12 genome contains a region encoding:
- a CDS encoding phycobilisome rod-core linker polypeptide has translation MNQVQPIMVSRHSSPDERRFALTQIYRQVLERQPYAYERQSLAQIEKNFLKDKIGVRRFLKELGHSEVFLQAFYHHASNLKFLDWCFKKFMGRAPMNQEEIQLYCNILMKQGVAQLVTAILDSEEYRKAFGCFTVPYPREQKYYASPKAYLESHLLNHEHFGQRGWGVPTLYWHQLGLNCDGGVCRHPEADEVLAPLGSSEDEELWDFFKLFESSEQAVAALSSEQRRALRKAMI, from the coding sequence ATGAACCAAGTTCAACCAATTATGGTCAGCCGTCACTCTTCTCCAGATGAGCGCCGCTTTGCTTTGACCCAAATCTATCGACAAGTGCTAGAACGGCAGCCCTATGCCTATGAGCGTCAGAGTCTGGCTCAAATCGAGAAAAACTTTTTGAAGGACAAAATTGGGGTTAGACGATTTCTCAAAGAATTGGGCCATTCAGAAGTTTTTCTGCAAGCCTTCTATCACCATGCTTCTAATCTCAAGTTTTTAGATTGGTGCTTCAAAAAGTTCATGGGCCGCGCTCCCATGAATCAAGAGGAAATCCAGCTCTACTGCAATATTTTGATGAAGCAAGGAGTGGCTCAGCTCGTTACTGCCATCCTAGACTCAGAAGAATATCGGAAAGCTTTTGGCTGCTTCACAGTGCCCTACCCCCGGGAGCAGAAGTATTATGCGTCCCCCAAAGCATATTTGGAATCTCACTTGTTAAATCACGAGCATTTTGGTCAGCGGGGTTGGGGTGTTCCTACCCTTTACTGGCATCAGTTAGGGCTTAACTGTGATGGCGGGGTGTGTCGGCATCCTGAAGCAGATGAGGTTTTAGCCCCCCTAGGTTCTAGTGAAGATGAGGAACTCTGGGATTTCTTTAAGTTATTTGAATCTTCTGAGCAGGCGGTAGCGGCACTCTCATCCGAGCAACGTCGAGCTTTGCGCAAAGCAATGATCTAG
- a CDS encoding DUF1824 family protein yields MQPLPELTVEAAHKILQTFTCIEQGSTESLPSNALVRQALLLVSGLSDYQMFGICADTVTQGLAALKSYLPALGYNADKLTVTPIEGPAYIKFNSKTGLCYASSYPGSHRGVLVSCQSALSNGINETYGHLPLDLFLEAP; encoded by the coding sequence ATGCAACCCCTGCCAGAACTGACAGTCGAAGCGGCACACAAAATTCTTCAAACCTTTACTTGTATTGAGCAAGGCTCTACCGAGTCTCTACCCTCAAATGCTCTAGTTCGGCAGGCCCTCCTGTTAGTCAGTGGTCTTTCCGACTATCAAATGTTTGGTATTTGTGCTGATACAGTGACTCAGGGGTTAGCCGCTCTCAAGAGTTATTTGCCAGCCTTGGGCTACAACGCAGACAAGCTTACAGTGACCCCAATTGAGGGGCCAGCCTACATCAAATTCAACTCCAAAACTGGCTTGTGTTATGCCAGTTCTTACCCAGGCTCCCATCGCGGCGTTTTAGTTTCCTGCCAGTCGGCTCTGAGCAATGGCATTAATGAAACCTATGGTCACTTACCTCTAGATTTATTTCTAGAAGCCCCATGA
- a CDS encoding beta-glucosidase, producing the protein MASYSFPDDFTWGVATASYQIEGAATEDGRQPSVWDTFSATSGRVLNGDTGEIACDHYHRYKDDIALMAQLGIKHYRFSLAWPRIVPSGTGSVNEAGIDFYKRLVDCLLEHGITPHATLFHWDSPQALEDRYGSWRSREMAQAYADYVSAVVSRLGDRITHWMTINEISCFTHMGYAVNQIPVHAPGTSVRRLKEVWQTSHHAILAHGLGCQAIRAASPVPCSVALVDNFTTTVPLIESPEHIAAAQKAFGSLLSNGGIIFPVLTGAYSPALLEQLGADAPDIQAGDLEIIHQPLDAIGLNIYFGSYVQAADNDQGYEVLDFPQGYPRMHMPWLHIVPESIYWSIRHISETLGRPDLPVFITENGCAAQDEVRPDGTVMDSDRIMYLRQHLKSAQRAISEGYPLKGYFLWTFMDNFEWAWGYDRRFGIVYTDYPTQTRIPKASYHWYSECIRQNRVV; encoded by the coding sequence ATGGCCAGTTACTCCTTCCCAGATGATTTCACTTGGGGCGTAGCGACTGCCTCTTACCAAATTGAGGGGGCAGCTACAGAAGATGGCCGCCAGCCCAGTGTTTGGGATACCTTCAGTGCGACTTCGGGGCGGGTTCTAAACGGAGATACGGGCGAAATTGCTTGCGATCATTACCATCGCTACAAAGACGATATTGCCTTAATGGCTCAATTAGGAATCAAACATTACCGCTTCAGCCTGGCTTGGCCCCGGATTGTACCCAGTGGGACAGGTTCAGTCAATGAAGCAGGGATTGATTTTTACAAGCGTTTAGTAGATTGCCTCCTAGAGCATGGCATCACGCCCCATGCCACCCTGTTTCATTGGGATAGCCCCCAAGCTTTAGAAGACCGCTACGGATCTTGGCGGAGCCGGGAAATGGCCCAAGCCTATGCTGACTATGTTAGCGCGGTGGTCAGTCGCTTGGGCGATCGCATTACCCACTGGATGACGATTAACGAAATTTCTTGTTTTACCCACATGGGGTATGCAGTGAATCAAATTCCAGTCCATGCGCCAGGGACTTCGGTAAGGAGGCTGAAAGAAGTTTGGCAAACGTCGCACCATGCCATCTTAGCTCACGGACTCGGTTGCCAAGCAATTCGAGCGGCTTCTCCGGTTCCTTGTTCGGTAGCTTTGGTAGATAACTTCACCACCACAGTGCCATTGATCGAATCACCGGAGCATATCGCGGCAGCTCAGAAAGCGTTTGGTTCTCTCCTCTCCAACGGTGGAATTATTTTTCCAGTTTTAACGGGAGCTTATAGCCCAGCCTTACTAGAGCAACTCGGTGCCGATGCTCCAGATATTCAGGCAGGCGATCTGGAAATTATTCATCAACCTTTAGATGCGATCGGCCTCAACATTTACTTCGGCAGCTACGTCCAAGCAGCTGACAATGACCAAGGGTATGAAGTGTTGGACTTCCCCCAGGGTTATCCCCGGATGCACATGCCTTGGCTGCATATCGTCCCTGAAAGCATCTATTGGAGCATTCGCCATATCAGCGAAACGCTCGGCAGACCTGACTTGCCCGTTTTCATCACCGAGAACGGTTGTGCAGCTCAAGATGAAGTGCGACCTGATGGCACTGTCATGGATAGCGATCGCATTATGTATTTGCGTCAGCACCTCAAGTCGGCACAGAGAGCCATTAGTGAAGGCTACCCACTCAAAGGTTATTTTCTTTGGACCTTTATGGATAACTTTGAGTGGGCTTGGGGCTACGATCGCCGCTTTGGAATTGTTTATACAGACTATCCGACGCAAACCCGAATTCCTAAGGCTAGCTACCATTGGTATAGCGAGTGCATTCGCCAAAATCGCGTTGTGTAG
- a CDS encoding YdcF family protein: MRSREAIYPRAQQSKRSKKSQSRRKSFPWLMLVLPLVLWVGYREIRSYFQQPQAVLVLGGAPEREVFAAEFAREHPQVSVWISSGSNPEYTEWAFAEAGIDRDRVIIDREAVDTVTNFTTLVDKFKAEGIESVYLITSDYHMRRARVIGEIVLGSRGIDFKPISVPSGQSPESLEKAVRDGARAVLWVATGRTGSRLSHLLNTYPGSEQVIQGFPDLKER, encoded by the coding sequence ATGCGGTCGAGGGAAGCTATCTATCCTAGAGCACAGCAATCTAAACGCTCAAAAAAGTCTCAGTCTCGCCGCAAGTCGTTTCCGTGGTTGATGCTGGTGCTGCCCCTTGTCTTATGGGTAGGGTATCGAGAAATCAGAAGTTACTTCCAGCAACCCCAGGCGGTGTTAGTGCTGGGTGGAGCGCCGGAGCGAGAAGTGTTTGCGGCTGAATTTGCACGAGAGCATCCTCAAGTATCGGTCTGGATTTCAAGTGGTAGCAATCCAGAATATACAGAGTGGGCGTTCGCTGAGGCAGGAATTGACCGCGATCGCGTAATTATCGATCGAGAGGCTGTTGATACCGTTACTAATTTCACAACTTTAGTCGATAAATTCAAAGCAGAAGGCATTGAAAGTGTCTACCTAATTACCTCGGACTACCATATGCGCCGGGCCAGAGTGATTGGTGAGATCGTTCTAGGCAGCCGAGGAATTGACTTCAAGCCTATATCTGTACCCTCTGGGCAATCGCCAGAATCGCTTGAGAAGGCTGTACGAGATGGGGCTAGAGCTGTACTTTGGGTCGCGACAGGTCGAACTGGTTCGCGTCTGAGCCATCTCCTCAACACATATCCTGGCTCAGAACAAGTTATTCAAGGTTTTCCTGACCTGAAGGAGCGTTAG
- a CDS encoding CIA30 family protein, which yields MATKNSTQWDAGRFLQTLAYFDVFPFFSCLQRLFKGQTQHPTNSPTGAKRMGVVLVVGATSNLGQQVVQRILAQGYQVRSLVPNLSQGQEILGSEVNLIVADVTQPETLTPKTLGSIDAIAYCPDATLPSVDINFSSPTASLAIQNLVKAAARVLSQPGETTLFDFTYPSANLKELWGAVDDVVMGGVSQSEIRLSDSSALFVGNVSTANSGGFASIRTRNFSSAIALSNYQGIKLRVKGDGNRYKFLLRTEEKWDGVAYSYSFDTVSDQWMDVEIPFSTLIPVFRAKTVPNDGPIDPNRICSCQFMLSKFEYDGGLNPHFTAGRFQLEIDSIKAYGGPTLTQFVLLSVATSPQPDQSGSDLTSLSQDEEIVRSSGIPHTIMRLHPSTASLGDRFSESVRAADIAELCVQVLEQPEACNRTFEKAVN from the coding sequence ATGGCAACTAAAAATTCCACGCAATGGGATGCAGGTCGGTTTCTGCAAACGTTGGCCTACTTTGATGTGTTTCCCTTTTTCAGTTGCTTACAGCGGCTGTTCAAAGGACAAACTCAGCATCCGACCAATTCCCCAACTGGAGCAAAGCGCATGGGTGTGGTTTTAGTGGTAGGAGCAACCAGCAACTTGGGGCAACAAGTCGTCCAACGCATACTGGCACAAGGGTATCAAGTGCGATCGCTCGTACCCAATTTATCGCAAGGGCAAGAAATTTTGGGCTCAGAGGTGAACTTGATCGTGGCAGACGTCACCCAACCCGAAACGCTGACTCCGAAGACTTTGGGTAGTATTGACGCGATCGCTTATTGTCCGGATGCTACCTTGCCATCTGTGGATATCAATTTCTCAAGCCCAACCGCATCCTTGGCCATACAAAACTTGGTTAAAGCTGCTGCCCGTGTCCTGAGCCAGCCTGGAGAAACTACCCTTTTTGATTTCACCTACCCCTCCGCGAATCTAAAAGAGCTTTGGGGCGCGGTCGATGACGTGGTGATGGGAGGTGTGAGCCAGAGCGAGATACGCCTCAGTGACAGCAGTGCCTTATTTGTGGGTAATGTCTCAACCGCTAACTCTGGCGGATTTGCCTCCATCCGCACTCGTAACTTCTCATCCGCGATCGCCTTAAGCAATTACCAAGGCATCAAGCTACGGGTCAAGGGCGACGGCAACCGCTATAAGTTTCTGCTGCGAACCGAGGAGAAATGGGATGGTGTCGCTTATTCCTACTCCTTCGATACCGTTTCTGATCAATGGATGGATGTTGAAATTCCTTTCAGCACTTTAATTCCAGTCTTTCGCGCTAAAACTGTACCTAACGATGGCCCGATTGACCCCAACCGCATTTGCTCTTGCCAGTTCATGCTGAGCAAATTTGAGTATGACGGAGGCTTAAACCCTCACTTTACCGCTGGTCGCTTTCAGCTCGAAATTGACTCTATCAAAGCTTATGGCGGCCCCACCCTAACTCAGTTTGTCTTGCTTAGCGTCGCCACCTCTCCCCAGCCAGATCAATCAGGGAGTGATTTAACCTCACTTTCACAGGACGAAGAGATTGTGCGATCGAGTGGCATTCCACACACGATCATGCGCCTCCACCCATCCACTGCATCACTAGGCGATCGCTTTTCAGAGTCAGTCAGAGCAGCAGATATCGCTGAATTGTGTGTACAGGTTTTAGAACAACCTGAAGCTTGCAATCGTACTTTTGAAAAAGCGGTGAATTGA
- a CDS encoding DUF2993 domain-containing protein, protein MFGGLSGLTTPPGSGTDFGERMLNTVASQSIRHLFTQSESVEVAVRCFPSSKLLQGSIDSFKMSGRGLIIRKDFWVEEMSFETDAVSIDFGSILGGKIRLKQSTQAVAQVTLTEDGINQAFQSELVQKRLQNLTMSELTNLSGGEPVSFREVQLQLLPNNQVKILAKTDLPNCDAVPVSMSATLDVERRRRILFQNSQFEPEAVPESLRAISEILTKAFAQVLNEMVDLDRFNLDGVLMRINRLETQGKKLVFSGYAQIDRFPGN, encoded by the coding sequence ATGTTTGGCGGTCTTTCTGGTTTGACAACTCCTCCCGGTTCCGGCACCGACTTTGGTGAGCGCATGCTCAACACGGTTGCCAGCCAAAGTATTCGTCACCTGTTTACCCAGAGCGAATCAGTGGAGGTTGCTGTCCGTTGCTTCCCTTCCAGCAAACTCCTCCAGGGCAGCATTGACAGCTTCAAGATGAGCGGTCGTGGTTTAATCATCCGCAAGGATTTTTGGGTCGAGGAAATGTCATTTGAAACGGATGCAGTTTCAATTGATTTTGGCTCGATTTTGGGTGGCAAAATTCGTTTGAAGCAGTCAACCCAAGCTGTTGCTCAAGTTACCTTGACCGAAGACGGCATTAACCAAGCGTTCCAGTCTGAGCTGGTGCAAAAGCGTCTTCAAAACCTCACCATGTCAGAACTGACTAACCTGTCTGGGGGAGAGCCAGTTTCATTTCGGGAAGTGCAGTTACAGTTGCTGCCCAATAACCAAGTCAAGATCTTGGCGAAGACTGACTTACCTAACTGTGACGCGGTTCCGGTCAGTATGAGCGCGACTCTTGATGTAGAACGACGGCGGCGGATTTTATTTCAGAATTCTCAGTTTGAGCCAGAGGCAGTCCCCGAATCCTTACGGGCTATCTCTGAAATTCTGACCAAGGCATTTGCTCAAGTGCTAAATGAAATGGTTGACCTCGATCGCTTCAACCTAGATGGAGTGCTGATGCGGATCAATCGCTTGGAAACGCAAGGCAAGAAGCTGGTTTTTAGTGGTTATGCTCAGATTGATCGCTTTCCAGGCAACTAA
- a CDS encoding GAF domain-containing protein, which produces MNHQYALKQSSCLTLASTLLEFLTELSDLNLVLVSLQDPQWMPLQLGLDLKACSGVDSGVDPNSTAANSYFKFKPRSASQQRSPLAQSSLAIEGGNANSWLSCCLDLNHLPTHLQLAEQTADAPLMFILGISDRFQVLWQVGSHASVPNKESSSEPKHQINLIYDAAAITKFCVALKGQAATLPTFAAALDEAIAVLPQANASELQSGLTLRLLSALDANAGQPPSLADNRSSQSANPQIAVESRLSTRTIYQQRHWLQQEKLLHELLHVSSSSLDPQTILRRSAEVIRTIFNVSRCLIAFYSPKDQRVVWGAIARSPELMTWDRHAHYPAWATVEHLIHKYHHLSTWVSDELPLPTEPTEVNGSRTVRAALSSWTQSHPKHVDKWVGGFLCIEQWESDRVWQPEEMYLLHMVIHQIEQVLYQALIYQQADERVQRAALLNRLVAQIRASLDLSHIFETVAMELGQLVVVDCCSIFQYLEEPQNWQVQTEYRLHPEASSAVGSTIFEPVHPYAARLRNLHTVQISDVRTLRPWQNDPGATETAGAWLIVPIHYHQTLWGCISFRQDHYPRYWHTSEVELLTAVADQLAIAIHQATLYQQIQRHNHTLEAQVAQRTAELEYFFDALPDHIFVLHREGMTLSFCNHAFAKSIGYSDRQCIQGKSIFECLPSSLLNHFAEQNLQVFQSGQTLHAQETIIFPSGMRHLDTFKVPLKKPNGEVYGLLGTSRDITELIETRQALSERTEQLQDALTAACKASQAKSEFLATMSHELRTPLTSVIGMSSALLNCLFGSLTPKQSEYLGIIHNSGAHLLQLINDILDLSKIEAGKASLQISCFSLQDVAEQCVALLREKAYAQKLRLSNDLTGLQNCDRFVGDERRVKQILLNLLSNAIKFTPQGGQVWLRMRCDGTTVTIEVEDTGIGIATDKHHLLFEAFQQIDSALNRKHEGTGLGLALTRQLVEMHNGSINFKSQVGLGTIFTVHLQAQLPKAEFN; this is translated from the coding sequence ATGAATCATCAGTATGCGCTGAAGCAATCTTCTTGTCTGACCTTGGCCTCTACCTTGCTTGAGTTTCTGACAGAGCTATCTGATTTGAACTTAGTGCTAGTCAGCTTACAAGATCCTCAATGGATGCCTTTACAGCTTGGTTTAGATCTCAAGGCTTGTAGTGGTGTTGATAGTGGTGTTGACCCAAATTCAACAGCTGCTAATAGTTACTTCAAATTCAAGCCCAGGAGCGCGAGCCAGCAGCGATCGCCTTTAGCGCAATCCAGTTTAGCCATTGAAGGAGGCAACGCGAATTCTTGGCTTTCTTGTTGCTTAGATCTCAATCATCTGCCAACCCATCTTCAACTGGCTGAGCAAACTGCTGACGCACCCTTAATGTTTATCTTAGGGATCAGCGATCGCTTTCAGGTTTTGTGGCAAGTTGGCTCCCATGCTTCAGTACCAAATAAGGAAAGTAGTTCCGAGCCTAAACATCAAATTAATTTAATCTATGATGCCGCAGCCATTACGAAATTTTGCGTTGCTCTAAAGGGTCAAGCTGCCACCCTCCCCACGTTCGCAGCGGCTCTAGATGAGGCGATCGCAGTATTGCCCCAGGCCAACGCTAGTGAGTTACAGAGTGGGCTGACTTTGAGGCTACTCAGCGCCCTGGATGCCAACGCCGGACAACCGCCATCCCTGGCCGATAACCGCAGTTCCCAATCAGCCAATCCGCAGATAGCCGTAGAATCTCGCTTGAGTACTAGAACTATCTACCAGCAACGTCACTGGTTACAGCAAGAAAAACTGCTGCATGAACTGTTGCATGTTAGTAGTAGCTCTTTAGATCCGCAAACAATTTTACGTCGCTCTGCGGAAGTGATTCGCACGATTTTTAACGTCAGCCGTTGCTTAATTGCCTTTTATAGCCCTAAAGATCAACGGGTGGTTTGGGGAGCGATCGCGCGATCGCCCGAACTCATGACTTGGGATCGGCACGCTCACTATCCTGCCTGGGCGACAGTAGAGCACCTGATCCATAAGTACCATCATCTCAGTACTTGGGTTTCCGATGAATTGCCATTGCCAACAGAACCTACCGAAGTAAATGGCTCTCGTACTGTTCGCGCCGCCCTTTCTAGTTGGACGCAATCTCACCCAAAGCATGTAGATAAATGGGTGGGTGGTTTTCTCTGTATCGAACAATGGGAGAGCGATCGCGTTTGGCAACCTGAAGAGATGTATTTGCTCCATATGGTCATTCACCAAATTGAGCAAGTGCTCTATCAAGCCTTAATTTATCAACAAGCCGATGAGCGGGTGCAACGGGCTGCCCTATTGAATCGTCTCGTAGCTCAGATTCGCGCTTCGCTAGATTTGTCTCACATTTTTGAGACAGTAGCAATGGAGCTGGGGCAACTGGTCGTAGTGGACTGTTGCAGCATTTTCCAATATCTAGAAGAACCGCAAAATTGGCAGGTGCAGACAGAGTATCGCTTACATCCAGAAGCATCTTCAGCAGTGGGGTCTACCATTTTTGAACCAGTTCATCCCTATGCTGCGCGTCTGCGAAATTTACACACCGTCCAAATCAGTGATGTCCGCACCCTCAGACCTTGGCAGAATGATCCGGGAGCGACTGAAACTGCTGGGGCTTGGCTAATCGTTCCCATTCATTATCACCAAACTTTGTGGGGCTGCATCTCGTTTCGCCAAGATCATTACCCGCGCTACTGGCATACCTCAGAGGTGGAACTGTTGACGGCAGTGGCCGATCAATTGGCGATCGCGATTCATCAAGCCACTCTCTATCAACAAATTCAACGGCACAATCACACCTTAGAAGCTCAGGTGGCACAACGCACAGCCGAGCTAGAATACTTCTTCGATGCCCTACCAGATCATATTTTTGTCTTGCATCGCGAGGGCATGACTTTATCGTTTTGCAATCACGCTTTTGCTAAATCAATTGGTTACAGCGATCGGCAATGTATTCAAGGCAAATCCATCTTTGAGTGTCTCCCTAGCAGCTTACTCAATCATTTTGCCGAGCAAAATTTGCAAGTGTTTCAGTCGGGTCAAACCTTGCACGCCCAAGAAACCATTATTTTTCCGAGTGGCATGCGTCACTTAGACACATTCAAGGTACCCCTTAAAAAACCAAACGGTGAAGTTTATGGTCTGCTTGGGACATCCCGCGACATCACTGAGCTGATTGAAACTCGTCAAGCTTTATCCGAGCGCACCGAACAACTCCAAGATGCCTTAACTGCTGCTTGTAAAGCCAGTCAGGCTAAAAGTGAGTTTCTAGCCACGATGAGCCACGAACTACGCACTCCGCTCACTTCAGTGATTGGCATGTCTTCTGCTCTCCTCAACTGCTTATTTGGCTCGTTGACGCCCAAACAAAGCGAGTACTTAGGGATTATTCATAACAGCGGTGCTCATCTGCTGCAACTGATTAACGATATTTTAGATCTATCCAAAATTGAAGCAGGCAAAGCTTCCTTACAAATTAGCTGTTTCTCTTTGCAAGACGTAGCGGAACAATGCGTTGCCCTGCTACGCGAGAAAGCTTATGCCCAGAAGTTGAGGCTCAGTAACGACTTAACGGGTCTGCAAAACTGCGATCGCTTTGTGGGAGATGAGCGCAGAGTCAAACAAATCCTTCTAAACCTACTCTCGAATGCAATTAAGTTTACGCCTCAAGGTGGGCAGGTTTGGCTACGCATGCGTTGCGATGGCACTACAGTTACGATCGAAGTAGAAGACACAGGCATCGGCATTGCCACAGATAAGCACCACTTGCTCTTTGAAGCGTTTCAGCAAATTGATAGTGCCTTAAATCGTAAACATGAAGGCACTGGATTAGGGCTTGCCTTGACGCGACAGTTAGTGGAAATGCACAACGGCAGCATCAACTTCAAATCTCAGGTGGGATTAGGAACGATTTTTACCGTACATCTCCAAGCTCAGTTACCGAAAGCAGAATTCAATTAA
- a CDS encoding phycobilisome protein — translation MHTLNHTLEKNILEADGRYLNSRELDPLEQYLQSYKVRVETYQQLRDHSDKLVLQALRKLAQAYPEIIQQHGQRCKYDMTEVLRYIAVSILRDDEVFFKEQMMSWLDTILLAHRKTSQCTIAYRALQEAITSSLSPTSGTLVRPYLDIVLQSLQSHA, via the coding sequence ATGCATACTCTCAATCACACCCTGGAAAAAAATATCTTGGAAGCGGATGGCCGCTATCTCAACTCACGAGAGCTGGACCCGCTAGAACAATATCTTCAAAGTTATAAAGTTCGCGTGGAAACCTATCAACAGCTACGAGATCATAGCGACAAACTGGTTTTACAAGCTTTGCGTAAGTTGGCCCAGGCTTATCCAGAGATCATTCAGCAACATGGTCAGCGCTGCAAGTACGACATGACCGAGGTTCTACGTTATATTGCCGTCTCAATTTTGCGAGACGATGAAGTTTTCTTCAAAGAACAGATGATGTCTTGGCTCGATACCATCTTGCTGGCACACCGCAAAACGAGTCAATGCACGATCGCCTATCGCGCTTTACAAGAAGCCATTACTAGCAGTTTGTCTCCCACCAGCGGCACCTTGGTACGCCCTTACCTAGATATTGTGCTGCAATCTCTCCAGTCTCACGCTTAA
- a CDS encoding MotA/TolQ/ExbB proton channel family protein, whose amino-acid sequence MAFANLFILGGVVMWPLLGFSLLAMALILERGAFWFRITQRQDRVVREALSLYKRSPQAAFQRLEQNADLPITRIFLTALELEQPSPEEFRLALESAAQAELPLLKRFNTIFETIISVSPLLGLLGTILGLIGSFASLRVGDLGGTNATGVTAGISEALISTASGLVVAIFTLLFANTFRGLYQRQIALIQEYGGQLELLYRHRYERGDLPYASP is encoded by the coding sequence ATGGCATTCGCGAACTTATTCATCTTAGGCGGCGTTGTAATGTGGCCATTGTTAGGATTTTCGCTCCTGGCAATGGCTTTGATCTTGGAGCGAGGTGCCTTTTGGTTCCGGATTACTCAACGGCAAGACCGTGTAGTGCGCGAAGCGCTGAGCCTATACAAACGCAGCCCGCAAGCGGCATTTCAGAGACTAGAGCAGAATGCGGATCTGCCCATCACTCGCATTTTTTTGACTGCATTGGAGCTAGAGCAACCCTCACCAGAGGAATTTCGCTTGGCTTTAGAAAGTGCGGCCCAAGCAGAGCTACCCTTGCTCAAACGCTTTAATACTATCTTTGAGACCATCATTAGCGTCTCACCGTTGCTAGGTCTGCTAGGGACCATTCTGGGCTTGATTGGCTCTTTTGCTTCGTTGCGGGTCGGAGATTTGGGGGGTACCAATGCCACCGGAGTAACAGCTGGCATTAGTGAAGCCTTAATTTCTACCGCCTCTGGATTAGTTGTGGCTATCTTTACCCTGCTATTTGCCAATACATTCCGAGGGTTATATCAACGACAGATTGCGCTAATTCAAGAATACGGAGGGCAGTTGGAACTGCTTTATCGCCATCGCTATGAGCGGGGTGACTTGCCCTACGCTTCTCCTTAA
- a CDS encoding DUF2288 domain-containing protein has product MESVRADLAEMLDEAEWNWLMPHAQRDVLLVVAPELSLLDVGVAIASDNVMEVQNWIQQNLLAKPTATQLSDWNSNQEKRFSALIVRPYVLVQEPAAA; this is encoded by the coding sequence CTGGAAAGTGTCAGAGCAGATTTAGCAGAGATGTTGGATGAGGCCGAGTGGAATTGGTTAATGCCTCATGCTCAACGCGATGTCTTGCTGGTTGTAGCTCCAGAATTAAGTCTGTTGGATGTAGGCGTGGCGATCGCGAGTGATAACGTGATGGAAGTGCAAAATTGGATTCAGCAAAACTTGCTAGCCAAGCCAACAGCAACTCAGTTGTCTGATTGGAACAGCAACCAAGAGAAACGCTTTAGCGCTCTGATTGTGCGGCCTTATGTCTTGGTGCAAGAGCCAGCCGCAGCCTAA
- a CDS encoding alpha/beta hydrolase yields MLQFQPPGFRQSVVQTSLGSIAYYTQSTQPESWFPSDTEGLPPLVFLHSFGGGASAYEWSKVYAAFATTHRIIAPDLVGWGQSAHPVRDYQVADYLTTLTEFLQQVSEQPVCVVAASLTAAIAIRLAIQQPTLLRSLFLICPSGFDDFGQSAGRRLPLQLIRTPILDSFIYTLGAMNEVAVRNFLERFLFARPERVSPEMVAAYLASAQQPNAEYAALAFLRGDLYFDLTQYLGQLTIPSCMVWGEQAQFTDVGLGRRLAELNPKAVQAFRVIPDAGVLPQLEQPAIIIGLLQHYLQNLQSA; encoded by the coding sequence ATGCTCCAGTTTCAACCTCCTGGTTTTCGGCAAAGCGTGGTCCAAACCTCTCTGGGTTCGATCGCCTACTACACTCAGTCCACCCAGCCAGAATCCTGGTTTCCAAGCGATACCGAAGGGTTACCCCCGCTCGTTTTTTTACACAGCTTTGGAGGTGGAGCCTCTGCCTACGAATGGTCTAAAGTTTATGCCGCTTTTGCCACTACCCACCGGATTATTGCGCCCGATTTAGTTGGCTGGGGACAATCTGCTCATCCGGTGCGGGATTACCAAGTAGCCGATTATCTGACTACCCTAACGGAGTTTCTGCAACAAGTATCTGAGCAACCTGTTTGTGTCGTTGCCGCTTCACTCACCGCTGCGATCGCCATTCGTCTAGCCATTCAACAGCCCACCCTCTTGCGATCGCTCTTTTTAATTTGTCCCTCTGGATTTGATGACTTTGGGCAGAGCGCTGGCCGCCGTCTCCCCTTGCAATTGATCCGCACGCCAATACTGGACAGCTTCATTTACACACTAGGAGCTATGAACGAAGTGGCGGTACGGAATTTTCTAGAACGATTTCTCTTTGCTCGGCCAGAGCGTGTTTCTCCGGAAATGGTGGCTGCTTATCTAGCTTCGGCGCAGCAACCCAACGCCGAATATGCGGCACTGGCTTTTTTACGGGGCGATCTCTACTTTGACTTAACGCAGTACTTAGGGCAGCTCACCATACCCAGTTGCATGGTATGGGGCGAGCAGGCTCAATTTACTGACGTTGGTCTAGGACGACGTTTAGCTGAGTTGAACCCCAAAGCAGTCCAGGCTTTTCGGGTAATTCCAGATGCAGGCGTGTTGCCACAGTTAGAACAGCCTGCAATTATTATTGGGCTGCTACAGCATTACTTACAGAACTTACAGAGTGCGTAG